One stretch of Candidatus Bathyarchaeota archaeon DNA includes these proteins:
- a CDS encoding N-acetyltransferase — protein MESDNFMLRGFRPNDLNRVMDINVECLPENYSKFFYRDLYRRFPETFIVAEADGQIQGYIMCRIERGLSKFKSLRPARLCHVVSIAVREPYRRQGIAKGIMLVAMEKGQETYEASECYLEVRISNGPALVLYEKLGFTKIKRNYSYYMNGEDAWMMAIRIQIPA, from the coding sequence TTGGAGAGTGACAACTTCATGCTCCGGGGATTTAGGCCCAACGACCTGAACAGGGTAATGGACATCAACGTAGAGTGTCTCCCAGAGAATTACAGCAAGTTCTTTTACAGGGATCTCTACAGACGTTTCCCTGAAACTTTTATCGTGGCAGAGGCCGATGGTCAGATCCAGGGATATATCATGTGTCGTATTGAGAGGGGACTATCCAAGTTTAAGAGTCTGAGGCCTGCCCGTCTCTGCCACGTGGTCTCTATTGCCGTGAGGGAGCCCTACAGGCGTCAGGGGATCGCTAAGGGAATTATGCTGGTGGCCATGGAAAAAGGCCAAGAGACATATGAGGCTTCAGAATGCTATCTTGAGGTCAGGATCTCGAACGGGCCAGCACTGGTGCTATATGAAAAGCTCGGATTTACGAAAATAAAGCGGAATTACAGTTACTACATGAACGGTGAGGATGCGTGGATGATGGCTATCCGTATCCAAATACCTGCCTAG
- a CDS encoding YkgJ family cysteine cluster protein, whose protein sequence is MGDTGLIPWTEVRSWSCVACGNCCNGYKVPLKTEEYAKVAQTYGTGVLEFGVGRVFLRNGRGNRCVFQRPTVGRWICSLQGMKPMACKLFPFRIHSKPVYKRGDTSAYRYRGKTFHVYMDSACNGIQIGSPTPRFRREVLPEIVRIGMGERMKQKFTTSKYISWTPP, encoded by the coding sequence ATGGGGGATACTGGTCTCATCCCGTGGACCGAGGTACGCTCTTGGTCCTGTGTGGCCTGCGGCAACTGCTGTAATGGATATAAGGTGCCCTTGAAAACCGAGGAGTACGCGAAGGTAGCGCAGACCTATGGAACAGGGGTGCTGGAGTTCGGGGTGGGGAGGGTGTTCCTTCGGAATGGGCGGGGAAATCGGTGTGTCTTCCAGAGGCCTACGGTAGGGCGTTGGATATGTAGTCTCCAGGGGATGAAACCTATGGCGTGCAAACTGTTCCCGTTCAGGATCCATTCCAAACCCGTGTACAAGCGGGGAGACACTAGTGCGTATCGATATCGGGGGAAGACCTTCCACGTTTACATGGATTCTGCATGCAATGGGATCCAGATCGGGAGCCCAACGCCCCGGTTCAGAAGGGAAGTTCTGCCTGAGATAGTACGGATCGGGATGGGGGAACGAATGAAACAAAAGTTTACGACGTCAAAATATATCTCGTGGACGCCTCCCTGA
- a CDS encoding amidohydrolase family protein — protein sequence MEETLIKNAFIATMDGDGTIYREGSILLEADVITDLGPTVNSPRAPEHIIDARHMVALPGFVNAHSHLQQYFRGIYELIGNFYEVNLPLEGYRRPEDMEWLGPSSCAEFIHAGCTTAMVVYTYPNGFAKNVKEAGFRTILGADIEEVDLVKLMDGTYQYLPGKGEAAFKRAVDLHRRWEGEARGRITTIVAPKAADLALPETYLKCKDLAETHDLMMTTHLNQSWREVTQVRRLYGKTPIQHLQTLGVLNDRLTGAHCTYSTGNDIKLITQSGMGILHCRAVTNPLLQWLDLGIPVGLGTDDYFHDMLQLLRQNLRGQRTRARLAGGSEGMLATNTFTSRPSPHRLLELATRGGAETLGIADKVGSIEPGKKADIILFDMLNPFLTPTMDPLTSVALYATSDDISTVIVDGKILKHEKKLTTIDQREALTKAQRRVEKIIEQFFTDHPKQRKNWEKKTRKN from the coding sequence ATGGAAGAGACCCTAATCAAGAACGCTTTCATCGCCACTATGGACGGAGACGGGACAATCTACAGGGAGGGAAGCATTCTCCTCGAGGCAGACGTGATCACTGATTTAGGACCCACTGTTAATTCCCCCCGTGCCCCCGAGCATATCATCGATGCCCGCCATATGGTCGCTCTCCCCGGATTCGTCAACGCTCACAGCCACCTCCAACAGTATTTCCGTGGAATCTACGAGCTCATAGGCAACTTTTACGAGGTAAACCTCCCTCTAGAGGGCTACCGTCGACCCGAGGACATGGAATGGCTAGGACCCTCCTCCTGTGCCGAGTTCATACACGCCGGATGCACTACCGCTATGGTTGTCTATACCTATCCAAACGGATTCGCCAAAAACGTCAAAGAAGCCGGATTCAGGACCATCCTCGGCGCTGATATCGAGGAGGTCGATCTCGTTAAACTCATGGACGGAACCTACCAGTACCTCCCCGGTAAGGGAGAGGCCGCCTTCAAACGAGCCGTCGACCTCCACAGGAGATGGGAAGGAGAAGCTAGAGGTCGGATCACCACCATCGTCGCACCAAAGGCTGCGGACCTCGCCCTCCCCGAGACCTACCTCAAGTGCAAGGACTTGGCGGAGACTCACGACCTCATGATGACCACACACCTCAACCAGAGCTGGAGGGAAGTCACCCAAGTGAGGAGACTCTACGGCAAGACCCCCATCCAACACCTACAGACCCTCGGTGTTCTAAACGATAGGCTCACAGGTGCACACTGCACTTACTCCACAGGAAACGACATCAAACTCATAACCCAGTCGGGCATGGGCATCCTCCACTGTAGAGCCGTCACCAATCCCCTCCTTCAATGGCTAGACCTCGGTATACCCGTAGGCCTAGGCACCGATGACTATTTTCATGACATGCTACAGCTCCTCAGACAAAACCTTAGAGGCCAAAGAACCAGAGCTCGCCTCGCTGGGGGCTCCGAGGGGATGCTTGCAACTAACACTTTTACATCCCGCCCCAGCCCCCACCGTCTCCTAGAACTTGCAACCCGGGGCGGAGCTGAAACCCTGGGCATTGCCGACAAAGTAGGATCAATAGAACCCGGAAAGAAGGCAGATATCATCCTTTTCGATATGCTTAACCCTTTTCTTACACCCACCATGGATCCCCTAACCAGCGTTGCCCTCTATGCCACCAGCGACGACATCTCCACGGTCATCGTCGACGGTAAAATACTGAAACATGAAAAGAAACTCACCACCATTGACCAGAGAGAAGCATTAACTAAAGCCCAACGTCGAGTCGAAAAGATCATAGAACAATTTTTCACCGATCATCCAAAGCAGAGAAAGAACTGGGAGAAAAAAACACGTAAAAATTGA
- a CDS encoding TIGR00269 family protein, which produces MTQPCTRCRANPSIYHRPYSGERLCRLCFTVTIKEKVRHTIARHDMLEYDSRITLGLSGGKDSIALLEILHTLQQAHPRSTLIAISIDEGVGGYRDEALRLATQATKRLGVEHHLTSFKKLFGYSMDEISAIQKEFNACTYCGVLRRRALNTAAQDIDSDRLATAHNLDDMAQTALLNILRGDTNRLSQIDPGGHNLPGFVRRIKPFAEIPEKESTLYAYLTGIPFQAIPCPYADESMRNDARDILNRLEYKRPGTKHTIYRTALKISPNFQTRKPLTNCSTCGEPSSDHLCRACQLIQGLTLDPRKHTFNFQAQG; this is translated from the coding sequence ATGACCCAGCCCTGCACTAGATGCCGTGCAAACCCCAGTATCTACCACCGTCCCTACAGCGGAGAGCGTCTCTGCCGACTATGCTTCACCGTCACTATCAAGGAGAAGGTCCGGCATACAATTGCCCGTCACGACATGCTGGAATACGACTCCAGAATCACCCTCGGCCTCTCCGGTGGCAAGGACAGCATCGCTCTCCTCGAGATACTCCACACTCTCCAGCAGGCTCACCCCCGTTCCACACTAATAGCAATCAGCATTGATGAAGGCGTTGGGGGCTACAGGGACGAGGCCCTCCGGCTCGCCACCCAGGCCACCAAACGACTTGGAGTTGAACACCACCTTACCAGCTTCAAAAAACTGTTTGGCTACTCCATGGACGAGATCTCTGCGATCCAAAAAGAGTTTAACGCATGCACCTACTGCGGGGTCCTCCGCAGACGCGCCCTCAATACCGCTGCCCAGGATATTGACTCAGATCGCCTCGCCACCGCGCATAATCTAGATGACATGGCCCAGACCGCCCTCCTTAATATCCTCCGCGGGGATACTAACCGCCTCTCCCAGATCGACCCCGGGGGCCATAACCTCCCCGGATTTGTTCGCCGCATCAAACCTTTTGCCGAAATCCCAGAGAAAGAGTCCACCCTATACGCCTACCTCACGGGAATCCCGTTCCAGGCCATCCCTTGCCCTTACGCAGACGAGTCTATGCGTAACGATGCTCGGGACATCCTCAACCGTTTAGAATACAAACGTCCCGGAACCAAACATACCATTTATCGCACAGCACTCAAGATCTCCCCTAACTTCCAGACCAGAAAACCCCTTACCAATTGCTCCACCTGTGGTGAACCTAGCTCAGACCACCTTTGCCGGGCATGTCAACTCATTCAAGGACTAACGCTAGATCCCAGAAAACACACTTTTAATTTCCAAGCGCAGGGCTAG